The proteins below are encoded in one region of Roseofilum casamattae BLCC-M143:
- a CDS encoding DsbA family protein → MVTFRPENARWMSRFLAVLLAAIAVFAMSFAMPQLAIAGVSPKLEKQILEVIRKHPEVILKSVQAYQQEQQQAVQQRRFAFLQTFNRDPQTIIANSPTTGATEPQVFLVEFSDFQCPFCAQAHDTVAEFMENHGDTVQLVYKHFPLISIHPEANNAAQAAFAANEQGKFWNYHDRLFQQQDELGESFYVQLAEELELDIEEFNRDRQFADESLAGDRELAEQLAINGTPFFIIFAPGTPQGTGESFSGAVTLEELEAIFARTTQTDS, encoded by the coding sequence ATGGTTACATTTCGCCCGGAAAATGCTCGCTGGATGTCTCGATTTCTCGCTGTTTTGCTCGCGGCGATCGCAGTTTTTGCGATGTCTTTTGCCATGCCTCAGCTTGCCATCGCTGGAGTTAGCCCAAAACTAGAAAAACAGATTTTGGAAGTCATTCGCAAACACCCGGAAGTTATTCTCAAATCCGTACAAGCGTATCAGCAAGAGCAACAACAAGCCGTACAACAACGTCGGTTCGCTTTTCTCCAAACCTTTAATCGCGATCCGCAAACAATTATTGCGAACTCTCCAACGACAGGAGCCACAGAACCTCAAGTCTTTTTAGTCGAATTTTCTGACTTTCAATGTCCGTTTTGCGCTCAGGCTCATGACACTGTCGCCGAGTTTATGGAAAACCACGGCGATACCGTACAACTGGTTTACAAACACTTTCCCCTTATTTCCATTCATCCTGAAGCGAATAATGCAGCACAAGCAGCATTTGCAGCGAACGAACAGGGTAAGTTTTGGAACTATCACGATCGCTTATTTCAACAGCAAGACGAGTTGGGAGAATCGTTCTATGTTCAACTGGCAGAAGAGTTAGAATTGGATATAGAAGAGTTTAACCGCGATCGCCAATTTGCTGATGAGAGTTTGGCGGGCGATCGAGAACTAGCAGAGCAACTCGCCATTAACGGTACTCCATTTTTCATTATCTTTGCTCCCGGAACCCCTCAAGGAACGGGAGAAAGCTTCTCCGGAGCTGTTACTCTGGAAGAGTTAGAAGCAATCTTCGCTCGCACTACCCAGACCGACTCTTAA
- a CDS encoding alpha/beta fold hydrolase produces the protein MQATATTTSTGHYWIWRDRTIYYTQSGTSHANCPPLLLVHGFGASTDHWRKNIEELQEDYQVWAIDLLGFGRSEKADIIYSGDLWRDQLHDFITEVIGEPVILVGNSLGGYASLCVAAQRSQSALGLVLINSAGPFSESEPQPAPNPIKAATGKIARWLFLQPQINWLLFQYTRRRSTIRKTLYKVYCDRAAITDRLVEEIYRPSCDPGAAKVFAAVFKTPSGAKVDHLLEELTLPLLVLWGEGDPWIKARERSPKFHEHYPQLTEHFLQAGHCPHDEVPTQVNQLIRTWLNTF, from the coding sequence ATGCAAGCAACTGCGACGACAACTTCTACCGGACACTATTGGATATGGCGCGATCGCACCATCTACTATACCCAATCTGGAACCTCTCATGCTAACTGTCCTCCCCTACTCTTGGTGCATGGGTTTGGCGCATCCACCGACCATTGGCGGAAAAATATCGAGGAGCTGCAAGAAGACTACCAGGTTTGGGCGATCGATTTATTGGGGTTCGGGCGATCGGAAAAAGCCGATATAATCTATAGCGGGGATCTCTGGCGCGACCAACTGCACGACTTTATTACGGAAGTTATTGGCGAACCGGTTATCCTCGTCGGCAACTCTCTGGGGGGATATGCGTCCTTGTGCGTGGCTGCCCAGCGATCGCAATCTGCGTTAGGGTTAGTCTTGATTAACAGTGCCGGCCCTTTTTCCGAGAGCGAACCGCAGCCTGCTCCCAACCCCATTAAAGCCGCTACGGGTAAGATTGCGCGCTGGTTGTTTTTACAACCGCAGATTAATTGGCTCTTATTTCAATACACTCGCCGCCGTTCTACAATTCGCAAAACCTTGTATAAAGTATATTGCGATCGCGCGGCTATCACAGATCGCTTGGTCGAAGAAATCTATCGCCCTTCCTGCGATCCGGGAGCAGCGAAAGTCTTTGCTGCTGTCTTCAAAACGCCCTCTGGCGCGAAAGTAGACCATTTGCTGGAAGAATTGACCCTTCCTCTATTAGTCCTTTGGGGAGAAGGCGATCCCTGGATTAAAGCCAGAGAGCGAAGTCCGAAATTCCACGAACATTATCCGCAGTTAACCGAACATTTCTTACAAGCAGGTCATTGTCCCCATGATGAAGTGCCAACTCAGGTCAACCAGTTAATCCGCACTTGGCTCAATACATTTTAA
- the mgsA gene encoding methylglyoxal synthase: MSEKIALIAHDRKKDEIVNLAQKHAKLLSCYPLIATGTTGERIESATGLAVERMLSGPLGGDAQIAAQVATGRVRMVIFLIDPLYAQPHEPDINALLRICEVYNIPLATNLSTAEAVITSLRRTRTAHLIFNPISGQGNSQQDLLLIRQMLEPYFQLTVAMTTPTESAEELAQQAIANGANMIIASGGDGTVSAVAGALMNTEIPLGVIPRGTANAFANALGISSNLTPIRSACDTIIAGMTRVVDVGLCNGKPMILLAGVGYEAGAIEKADREAKNRWGPLAYLMAGWQQVREHELFDVQLEVDGILKTFQAGAITVANAAPFTSVMAQGMGTVIPDDGLLEVVIITAATKLATVDTIIDLFGSAITKSPLRRDDTLGVRTRKVKVSTEPPQKVVLDGEIIGTTPIEVECIPNGLTVLAPPANQANNTVPSAEESEAVSR; encoded by the coding sequence ATGTCTGAAAAAATTGCCCTCATTGCTCACGATCGCAAAAAAGATGAGATCGTTAACTTGGCGCAAAAACATGCTAAGTTACTCTCGTGCTACCCCCTCATTGCTACCGGAACGACAGGAGAGAGAATCGAGTCGGCGACAGGACTCGCTGTCGAACGAATGCTATCGGGTCCTCTTGGCGGTGACGCGCAAATTGCGGCGCAAGTCGCAACCGGCCGAGTCCGGATGGTCATTTTCTTAATCGATCCTCTCTACGCTCAACCTCACGAACCGGATATCAATGCCTTATTGCGAATTTGTGAAGTCTACAATATTCCTTTGGCGACTAACCTATCTACCGCTGAAGCTGTCATTACCAGCCTGCGACGGACTCGCACCGCTCATCTGATTTTTAATCCAATTTCCGGTCAAGGAAATTCGCAACAAGATCTGTTATTGATTCGGCAAATGCTCGAGCCGTACTTCCAGCTCACCGTAGCAATGACGACACCGACCGAATCTGCCGAAGAACTGGCGCAACAGGCGATCGCAAATGGAGCGAATATGATTATCGCTTCCGGAGGCGATGGCACGGTATCGGCCGTTGCCGGTGCATTAATGAACACCGAGATTCCTCTCGGGGTGATTCCCAGAGGAACGGCGAATGCTTTTGCCAATGCCTTGGGTATCAGTTCTAACTTAACTCCCATTCGCAGCGCCTGCGATACGATTATTGCCGGCATGACTCGCGTGGTGGATGTGGGACTGTGTAATGGGAAACCGATGATATTACTCGCTGGAGTCGGATACGAAGCGGGAGCCATTGAAAAAGCCGATCGCGAAGCCAAAAACCGCTGGGGCCCTTTGGCTTATTTAATGGCAGGTTGGCAACAAGTTCGAGAACACGAACTCTTTGACGTACAACTGGAAGTAGACGGCATCTTGAAAACCTTTCAAGCTGGAGCCATTACGGTGGCGAATGCGGCTCCATTTACCTCAGTCATGGCTCAGGGAATGGGAACTGTTATTCCCGATGATGGGTTATTAGAAGTTGTCATTATTACTGCTGCAACCAAGTTAGCCACCGTAGATACCATTATTGACTTATTCGGTTCTGCGATTACTAAAAGTCCTCTCCGGCGCGACGATACCCTCGGCGTGCGTACTCGTAAAGTTAAAGTTAGCACCGAACCGCCGCAGAAAGTGGTTCTCGATGGGGAAATTATTGGCACTACTCCTATTGAAGTCGAATGCATTCCCAACGGACTCACCGTGCTTGCACCTCCCGCTAATCAAGCAAATAATACAGTGCCGAGCGCCGAGGAATCTGAAGCTGTCAGCCGTTAA
- a CDS encoding LmeA family phospholipid-binding protein yields the protein MKPNAVPDRPDNLTAPSAPKSRIISRVLSPALQLWLRSQAEQIEDLQLDIAAGDRQILSGLIPHVTVKAKKAIYQGLHLSQINLEADTIHTNLPQILRRKPLRLLSPIQAKGQIRITARELADSLFPESLLWQGLTDFLRELIKATGADPEPLLSGSTLQWQAIALDRDGVTITGMLSNADNPGTALSIDTGVEAIAGGCLRLAPLTIQASETLGLSDLESFDVDLGNETTISTLEITPEGLFCVGAIAILP from the coding sequence ATGAAGCCAAATGCGGTTCCCGATCGCCCAGACAACTTAACGGCTCCCTCTGCACCGAAGAGTCGCATCATCAGTCGGGTACTTTCACCGGCGTTGCAGCTTTGGCTGCGATCGCAGGCCGAGCAGATTGAAGACTTGCAGCTCGACATTGCAGCCGGCGATCGGCAAATCCTCTCCGGCCTCATTCCTCACGTCACCGTCAAAGCGAAGAAAGCCATCTATCAAGGCTTGCATTTAAGTCAAATTAATCTGGAAGCGGATACCATTCACACGAACTTGCCGCAAATACTACGACGCAAACCCCTGCGGTTGCTCTCTCCCATCCAAGCCAAAGGACAAATCCGCATTACGGCGCGAGAGTTGGCGGACTCTTTATTTCCGGAAAGCTTGCTCTGGCAAGGACTGACAGATTTTTTACGCGAGTTAATTAAAGCCACGGGAGCCGATCCGGAACCCCTACTCTCCGGGAGTACCCTACAATGGCAGGCGATCGCTCTCGATCGCGATGGCGTTACGATTACCGGTATGTTATCGAATGCTGACAATCCTGGAACGGCGCTTTCTATCGATACTGGAGTCGAGGCGATCGCCGGTGGTTGTTTGCGTTTGGCTCCCTTAACCATTCAAGCGTCGGAAACATTAGGTTTGAGCGATCTAGAGAGCTTTGACGTAGATTTAGGGAATGAAACGACCATCTCGACTTTGGAGATTACTCCCGAGGGATTGTTTTGCGTGGGTGCGATCGCAATCTTGCCTTGA
- a CDS encoding pyridoxal-phosphate-dependent aminotransferase family protein, which yields MDDDLMLMIPGPTPVPDPVLLAMAKPTIGHRSGDFSLIMKEVTEHLKWLHQTTNDVLIVAGSGTSAMEAGIINFLSAGDRVLVGSNGKFGDRWAKVAKAYNLNVEVISAEWGQPLDTEQFRQTLEADANKEIKAVIITHSETSTGVINDLQTINGYVKTHGTALMMVDAVTSLGAISVPVDEWGLDVVASGSQKGYMIPPGLGFVSVSPKAWEAYKTATLPKFYLDLGMYSKSAAKDSNPFTPPVNLFYGLQVALQMLKAEGLEQVFSRHQRSKTAIREAVKALGLSLFASDDVASPAVTAVAPERVEAEKIRSTMRKQFNIALAGGQDHLKGKIFRIGHLGFIGDRDILTCISALEATLQQLGDTGFTPGAGVSAAAKVLG from the coding sequence ATGGATGATGATTTAATGTTGATGATTCCGGGACCAACCCCGGTTCCCGATCCGGTATTGTTAGCGATGGCGAAACCAACCATCGGTCACCGGAGCGGCGACTTTAGCCTGATTATGAAAGAGGTGACCGAACACCTCAAGTGGCTGCACCAAACGACAAATGATGTATTAATTGTTGCTGGTAGCGGAACCTCAGCCATGGAAGCGGGAATTATCAATTTCCTCAGTGCTGGCGATCGCGTTTTGGTCGGCAGTAATGGTAAGTTTGGCGATCGCTGGGCGAAAGTTGCGAAAGCTTATAATCTGAATGTAGAGGTCATTTCCGCTGAATGGGGACAGCCGTTAGATACCGAACAGTTCCGGCAAACCCTGGAAGCAGATGCCAATAAAGAAATTAAAGCCGTTATTATTACCCATTCCGAAACCTCCACAGGGGTAATTAACGATCTGCAAACCATTAATGGCTATGTTAAAACTCACGGCACGGCGTTGATGATGGTGGATGCGGTTACTAGTTTAGGAGCCATTAGCGTTCCCGTGGATGAATGGGGATTGGATGTAGTCGCTTCCGGTTCGCAGAAAGGTTACATGATTCCTCCGGGATTGGGATTTGTTTCGGTGAGTCCGAAAGCTTGGGAGGCTTACAAAACGGCGACCTTACCCAAATTTTATTTAGATTTGGGAATGTACAGCAAGAGCGCGGCGAAAGATAGCAACCCGTTTACTCCTCCTGTCAATCTCTTCTATGGCTTGCAAGTGGCGTTGCAAATGCTGAAAGCGGAAGGATTAGAACAGGTCTTCAGCCGCCATCAACGGTCGAAAACTGCCATTCGGGAAGCGGTTAAAGCGTTAGGACTGTCCCTATTTGCCTCGGATGATGTGGCGAGTCCAGCAGTAACGGCTGTGGCTCCGGAACGAGTGGAAGCCGAGAAAATTCGCTCCACCATGCGCAAACAGTTTAATATTGCTCTCGCTGGCGGACAAGACCATTTGAAAGGTAAAATCTTCCGCATCGGTCATCTTGGCTTTATTGGCGATCGCGATATCCTCACCTGTATTTCTGCCTTAGAAGCCACCTTGCAACAGTTAGGCGATACTGGCTTTACTCCCGGTGCTGGTGTTAGCGCTGCGGCAAAAGTTTTAGGGTAA
- the bioF gene encoding 8-amino-7-oxononanoate synthase: protein MERSSQKSAYSWARDALDTIARANWYREVRDIEGLPGPVVQLQGQDVINFASNDYLGLAGDRRLIAAAIKATERYGTGSTGSRLLSGHRPLHRELERAIANLKQTEDAIVFSSGYLANLGTIAAVVGKRDLILSDEYNHSSLKHGATLSGATVISFRHNDMEELTARLQQVRHEYRRCLITADSLFSMDGDLCPVPELLAIAETYDSMLLLDEAHATGVFGISGAGVVEHFQASGSELIQIGTLSKALGSLGGYAAGSATLIDYLRNRAPSWIYTTGLSPADTAAAKKAIALIQTEPERRQRLWDNITYLQEQLKLRCPQWQAIASDTPIICLPLETPQEALQVGQQLRDRQIFAPAIRPPTVPTSRIRLSLMATHDRQHLDCLVDALCKVTELLQSREVSS from the coding sequence TTGGAACGTAGTAGTCAGAAGTCAGCTTATAGTTGGGCGAGGGATGCATTAGATACGATCGCGCGCGCGAACTGGTATCGAGAAGTGCGAGACATTGAAGGATTGCCGGGACCAGTCGTACAATTGCAGGGACAAGATGTCATTAATTTTGCCAGCAATGACTATTTGGGATTGGCTGGCGATCGCCGACTCATCGCAGCAGCAATAAAGGCAACCGAACGATACGGTACGGGAAGCACCGGTTCTCGCTTGCTCAGCGGCCATCGCCCGTTGCATCGAGAGTTGGAGCGCGCGATCGCCAATTTAAAGCAGACGGAAGATGCGATCGTCTTTAGTTCCGGCTATTTGGCGAATCTGGGCACGATTGCCGCTGTTGTCGGTAAGCGCGACCTCATTCTCAGTGACGAATATAACCACTCCAGCCTGAAACATGGGGCAACCCTCAGCGGTGCTACGGTTATTTCGTTTCGCCATAACGACATGGAGGAGTTAACCGCTCGCTTGCAACAGGTGCGTCACGAATATCGCCGCTGTTTGATTACCGCAGACAGTCTCTTCAGTATGGATGGGGATCTGTGTCCCGTTCCCGAGCTATTGGCGATCGCCGAAACCTATGACTCGATGCTGCTCCTGGACGAAGCCCATGCCACCGGCGTCTTCGGCATTAGCGGAGCGGGGGTTGTCGAGCATTTCCAGGCGTCGGGAAGCGAATTAATTCAAATTGGAACCCTCAGCAAAGCCCTCGGCAGTTTGGGCGGTTATGCAGCCGGTAGCGCAACCCTCATTGACTATCTGCGCAACCGTGCCCCCAGTTGGATTTATACCACCGGTCTCTCTCCGGCAGATACTGCTGCTGCCAAGAAAGCGATCGCGTTAATCCAAACCGAACCGGAACGCCGGCAGCGTCTTTGGGATAACATTACTTATCTGCAAGAGCAGTTAAAGTTGCGCTGTCCTCAGTGGCAGGCGATCGCATCGGATACTCCAATTATTTGCCTGCCTCTAGAAACGCCCCAGGAAGCGCTACAGGTGGGACAGCAGTTGCGCGATCGCCAGATTTTCGCTCCCGCCATTCGTCCCCCCACCGTTCCCACCAGTCGGATTCGCCTCTCCTTGATGGCAACTCACGATCGCCAGCATTTAGACTGTTTAGTGGATGCTTTGTGTAAGGTAACGGAACTGTTGCAATCTCGGGAGGTTAGTTCTTAA
- a CDS encoding DUF2301 domain-containing membrane protein, translated as MEESIVYQGQFGEFTITDDDRQEVKIYRAGLTVAAMSFAIATLLVLWPDLNPAWLSWLTPLYFIFALSLGVSLFTIHIYLAVLHRALQLFLAIGIISGIVFSLYDPQPLALTIYNTPITIFGIGFTFAALTGIYFKEAFCFNRIETKFLTPLVPGLLLGTLFGVLSPLAQQIMLGAWAIFFLIFAARKLIQPIPPDIGDKSVFEYLKQQKQQSANA; from the coding sequence ATGGAAGAATCCATCGTTTATCAAGGTCAATTTGGCGAATTCACCATTACGGATGACGATCGCCAAGAAGTGAAGATCTATCGCGCGGGACTAACCGTTGCGGCAATGAGTTTTGCGATCGCAACGCTCCTGGTTCTCTGGCCCGATCTGAATCCAGCTTGGCTTTCCTGGCTCACTCCACTCTACTTCATCTTCGCTCTCTCCCTCGGAGTTAGCCTCTTTACCATCCACATCTACTTAGCCGTTCTCCATCGAGCACTACAACTCTTTCTGGCGATCGGGATTATTTCTGGAATTGTCTTCAGTCTTTACGATCCGCAACCCCTTGCCCTGACCATTTATAATACTCCAATTACTATATTCGGTATTGGTTTTACCTTTGCTGCGTTAACTGGAATTTACTTCAAAGAAGCCTTTTGTTTTAACCGCATTGAAACTAAGTTTCTTACGCCTCTGGTTCCCGGTTTGCTCCTCGGTACTTTGTTCGGAGTTTTATCTCCCTTAGCGCAACAAATTATGTTAGGCGCTTGGGCGATTTTCTTCCTTATTTTTGCTGCGCGCAAACTCATCCAACCCATTCCTCCCGATATTGGCGATAAATCTGTATTCGAGTATCTGAAACAGCAGAAACAGCAATCGGCAAATGCTTAG
- a CDS encoding CYTH domain-containing protein: protein MAIEIERKFLINGEGWRNLGTGVRYRQGYIRTENKTTVRVRVAGDKGYLTMKALAEGSAGIHRLEYEYPIPREDAEEMLEHLCDRPQIDKIRYRVNWKGTLWEIDEFSGENEGLIVAEVELADANQAIALPDWVGEEVSEDARYFNAYLAQHPYTQWENEN, encoded by the coding sequence ATGGCAATTGAGATCGAACGCAAATTTTTGATTAATGGCGAAGGATGGCGCAATCTGGGTACGGGAGTGCGCTATCGTCAGGGATATATTCGCACGGAGAATAAGACAACCGTGCGCGTGCGCGTTGCTGGAGACAAAGGTTATCTCACCATGAAAGCGCTGGCAGAAGGTTCGGCGGGCATTCATCGCTTAGAATACGAATATCCGATCCCGCGCGAAGATGCGGAGGAAATGTTGGAGCATCTGTGCGATCGCCCGCAAATTGATAAAATACGCTACCGGGTAAACTGGAAGGGAACCCTATGGGAAATTGACGAGTTTTCCGGCGAAAACGAAGGATTGATTGTTGCGGAAGTGGAACTCGCGGATGCGAATCAAGCGATCGCACTACCGGACTGGGTGGGTGAAGAAGTTTCGGAAGATGCTCGTTACTTTAATGCCTATCTCGCCCAACATCCTTACACTCAATGGGAGAACGAAAATTGA
- a CDS encoding class I SAM-dependent DNA methyltransferase has translation MTINKYDDIAEYYDATMTNGYYDYPKEAQSLNSILKSRKKLLEIGVGTGLLAEKLLELDPSYEITGIDFTPAMLDRSKARLGNRAKVVEGNVLSMNLQESFDCIYSHGGPAGVCRVGKDYHLYSFLPNFEDTVKMLNNIARHLVDGGWFVLNIQAEEIDADGEQDIGNGIVYAQQKHLDFLENKEMYFWETDYSFKKEGAILAKDRHKFLMLYGQLVEETMKAAGLKLKEATPDDLYMVYEKVI, from the coding sequence ATGACCATCAATAAATACGATGACATTGCCGAGTATTATGACGCCACGATGACGAATGGGTATTACGACTATCCGAAAGAAGCTCAGTCCCTCAACTCTATCCTCAAAAGTCGGAAAAAACTTCTCGAAATAGGAGTGGGAACGGGATTGCTTGCAGAAAAACTGCTGGAATTAGATCCCAGCTATGAGATAACTGGTATAGATTTTACTCCTGCTATGTTAGACCGGAGTAAAGCTCGTTTGGGAAATCGGGCAAAGGTAGTAGAAGGTAATGTGTTATCAATGAATTTGCAAGAATCTTTTGATTGCATATATTCCCATGGGGGGCCGGCAGGTGTATGTCGGGTTGGTAAGGATTACCACTTATACAGTTTTCTGCCCAATTTTGAGGACACTGTTAAAATGTTAAACAATATTGCCCGCCATTTAGTTGATGGAGGCTGGTTTGTCCTTAACATTCAAGCAGAAGAAATTGATGCAGATGGCGAGCAAGACATTGGCAACGGCATTGTTTACGCTCAACAAAAGCATCTCGATTTCCTAGAGAATAAAGAAATGTACTTTTGGGAAACCGACTATTCTTTCAAAAAAGAAGGTGCAATCCTTGCTAAGGATCGCCATAAGTTTTTAATGCTGTATGGCCAACTTGTAGAAGAGACGATGAAGGCGGCAGGGTTGAAGTTGAAAGAGGCGACTCCCGACGATTTATATATGGTTTACGAGAAAGTAATCTAA
- a CDS encoding alanine racemase — translation MRSIDDNNQEIKDEWRDDVTEFRNWMEISPMIPETLFEIATDIPTPALVYDLDAIADTVTALRNDLSQIPNSELCLAVKANRCPSVLRHMAKLGLGADIASIQELDAALAAGLRPIYATAPGFSVADLKRLAAEGVIPDLCSLSQLRVWCESVNPNKRVGLRLRLPVREDSKAKNVVTKWSRFGVDPKDPGLHRLIQTHELEVVHLHVHEGETFSEADLHQTLDFLVSCLEIFPKVEVLNLGGGWAYLFHLQKSEAQRVWDLFNKTMTRINNQRQQPVRLAIEPGMLLTMMAGYLVAEVKAADDRPSGHRIVVLDTSAWNLMFWAPRPAVARIPFREGPMLVHDLAGCTCYETDYFCQNEKMARVEVGDRLILNASGAYTSSVARSLHGLPIPKEFVIRDNRLCQVD, via the coding sequence ATGAGATCGATTGACGATAACAACCAAGAAATAAAAGACGAGTGGCGAGATGATGTAACTGAATTTAGAAATTGGATGGAAATTTCTCCAATGATTCCTGAGACATTGTTCGAGATTGCCACTGATATTCCCACCCCGGCACTTGTGTACGACCTAGATGCGATCGCTGACACTGTAACGGCTTTACGAAACGATCTCAGCCAAATTCCGAATAGTGAGCTTTGTTTGGCTGTCAAAGCAAACCGCTGCCCATCTGTGTTGCGTCATATGGCTAAACTTGGGCTAGGAGCAGACATTGCCAGCATACAAGAGCTAGACGCTGCCTTAGCAGCAGGGCTGCGGCCAATCTACGCTACAGCACCAGGTTTCTCAGTTGCCGACCTGAAGCGCTTGGCAGCTGAGGGCGTGATTCCAGATTTGTGCAGTCTGTCCCAGTTGCGTGTCTGGTGTGAAAGCGTTAACCCAAATAAAAGAGTTGGGCTTCGACTTCGCCTTCCTGTTCGCGAAGATTCCAAGGCTAAGAATGTAGTAACCAAGTGGAGTAGATTTGGAGTCGATCCAAAAGATCCCGGTCTACACAGACTAATACAAACCCATGAGCTTGAGGTCGTCCATCTTCATGTTCATGAAGGTGAAACGTTTTCAGAAGCCGATCTGCATCAGACCCTTGATTTTCTAGTATCTTGCTTGGAAATCTTTCCTAAAGTTGAAGTGCTTAATCTCGGTGGGGGTTGGGCTTACCTCTTCCATCTACAAAAATCTGAAGCACAACGGGTTTGGGATCTATTCAATAAAACCATGACTCGTATCAACAACCAGCGCCAGCAACCAGTGCGGCTTGCGATCGAGCCAGGAATGCTATTGACTATGATGGCGGGCTATCTGGTTGCAGAGGTCAAAGCAGCAGACGATCGCCCCTCTGGGCATCGCATTGTTGTTTTAGATACCTCGGCTTGGAATTTGATGTTCTGGGCACCACGTCCAGCAGTTGCTCGGATTCCTTTCCGAGAAGGACCTATGCTGGTGCATGACCTGGCAGGTTGTACCTGTTATGAGACAGATTATTTTTGTCAAAACGAAAAGATGGCGAGAGTGGAAGTTGGCGATCGCCTAATCCTGAATGCATCGGGTGCTTACACGAGTAGTGTAGCACGGAGTCTGCATGGACTACCTATACCTAAAGAGTTCGTCATTCGCGACAACCGTCTATGCCAGGTTGACTAG